One Methanobacteriaceae archaeon genomic region harbors:
- a CDS encoding class I SAM-dependent methyltransferase family protein, which produces MKCIKVPKNEANHVRKILMEKSIIDLGLKIKRDSEYVYLPLMGEIEIISEKLAESGISHLDILEIEFEIQKRGPKSFMDFLNGKIDEAEIQEIKKSFDIIGDVVILEIPEKLEEHKHTIGQAALDFTKRKAVFMKKSEIKGVTRIRELEHLAGEDTSETIHVEYGSRIMLDVKKVYFSPRLATERERVAQQVKDGEIIVDMFCGVGPFVMDISRRREVLIYAIDINPDAIYYLKKNMELNHVEEKVFPMLGDVGQILSEQDISADRVIMNLPGTAYEFLDKAMELIKPGGIINYYEFSSDFDTPIQRIIDAAGPRKVEILNKRHVKSRSPGVWHMGIDARIN; this is translated from the coding sequence ATGAAATGCATTAAAGTTCCCAAAAATGAGGCCAACCATGTCCGTAAAATTCTAATGGAAAAATCAATTATAGATCTTGGCCTTAAAATAAAAAGGGACTCTGAATACGTTTATTTACCATTAATGGGTGAAATAGAGATAATTTCTGAAAAGTTAGCTGAATCTGGAATCAGTCATTTAGATATTTTAGAAATAGAATTTGAAATACAAAAAAGAGGCCCTAAAAGCTTCATGGACTTTTTAAATGGTAAAATTGATGAAGCTGAAATTCAGGAGATAAAGAAGTCCTTTGACATTATTGGAGATGTGGTGATCCTGGAGATTCCAGAAAAGTTGGAAGAACATAAACATACCATTGGACAGGCTGCCCTTGATTTCACTAAACGAAAAGCAGTTTTCATGAAAAAAAGCGAGATAAAAGGAGTTACCCGTATCCGGGAACTGGAGCATCTGGCGGGTGAGGACACCTCAGAAACAATACACGTAGAATACGGCTCTCGAATAATGCTGGATGTAAAGAAAGTTTATTTCAGCCCTAGATTAGCCACAGAAAGGGAAAGAGTGGCCCAGCAGGTCAAAGATGGTGAAATAATTGTGGACATGTTCTGTGGAGTAGGGCCCTTTGTTATGGACATTTCAAGGCGTAGAGAAGTCCTGATTTATGCCATTGATATTAATCCAGATGCAATTTACTATTTAAAAAAGAATATGGAACTTAATCACGTAGAAGAAAAAGTATTTCCCATGTTAGGTGATGTAGGCCAAATATTATCAGAACAGGATATTTCCGCCGATAGAGTGATTATGAATCTTCCTGGAACGGCCTATGAGTTTTTAGATAAGGCCATGGAGCTAATTAAGCCCGGAGGGATTATTAATTACTATGAATTCTCCTCTGATTTTGATACTCCTATTCAAAGGATAATTGATGCTGCTGGGCCTCGTAAGGTGGAAATTTTGAATAAAAGGCATGTTAAATCCCGGAGCCCTGGTGTGTGGCATATGGGGATTGATGCTCGGATAAATTAA